Proteins encoded together in one Numida meleagris isolate 19003 breed g44 Domestic line chromosome 17, NumMel1.0, whole genome shotgun sequence window:
- the OTOP3 gene encoding otopetrin-3, with protein sequence MSGNKTSKQKPCHHCNSRSASAPPGTSTIHYEKSWLYRHCSLQQRDRQAQKSGRLFSGLLALNVVFLGSAFISSMIFNHVAITLADVWILLSILKVLCLCWIIYYLLGTSRQPHAVLYRDTHAGPVWIRGSLLLFGTFSILLNVFQIGYSVIQINCKSKVEIVFPSIEILFVATQAFFLWHHSKDCIQVQHNLTRCGLMLTIATNLLLWLLAVTNDSIHMEIESQLREVEQRLAGNETDSCACPNTTTCKVFQKGYILLYPFNTEYCLICCSVLYVMWKNVGRRISHHHMAHVKPKFKLQGVVFGPLLGAAAVIIGICVFMMYQIQATGSAPNYQVFVLYYSYYIVLLPLMCVVAIVGTIIHTLEKRELDTLKNPTRSLDVILLMGAALGQIAMSYFSIVAIVATDPRDMLNSLILSYSVLLIFQYITQNIFIIDGLQRQPFVAAEAPHTAHAGQLSVVPELPGEETTTASSNQEHAQTPPSKEEEVNEEHNREAHDQRRVSVLELGQEFRRVSLSYIHTYSHLSWKRKVLKEISFFLVLCNIILWIMPTFGAHPVFENGLQKSFYGYSTWFAIVNFGLPLSVFYRMHSVGGLLEVYVSA encoded by the exons ATGTCGGGCAACAAAACCTCCAAGCAAAAGCCTTGCCACCACTGCAACAGCCGTTCGGCCTCGGCCCCGCCGGGCACCTCCACGATCCACTACGAGAAGTCCTGGCTGTACcggcactgctccctgcagcagagggacaggcaGGCTCAGAAATCGGGGCGGCTCTTCTCGGGGCTGCTGGCCCTGAACGTGGTGTTTCTGGGCAGCGCCTTCATCAGCAGTATGATCTTCAACCACGTGGCCATCACGCTGGCGGACGTCTGGATCCTGCTCTCCATCCTCAAGGTCTTGTGCCTGTGCTGGATTATCTACTACCTGCTGGGCACCAGCCGGCAGCCACACGCCGTGCTTTACCGGGACACCCATGCTGGGCCTGTCTGGATTAGGG GGTCACTGCTGCTGTTCGGCACTTTCAGCATCCTCCTGAACGTCTTTCAGATCGGCTACAGCGTCATTCAGATCAACTGCAAATCCAAGGTGGAAATTGTGTTCCCCAGCATTGAAATTCTGTTTGTTGCCACCCAG GCATTTTTCCTATGGCATCACTCTAAGGACTGCATTCAAGTTCAGCACAACCTCACCAG GTGCGGGCTGATGCTGACCATTGCCACCAACCTTCTGCTCTGGCTCCTGGCGGTGACCAATGACTCCATCCACATGGAGATCGAATCCCAGCTGCGAGAGGTGGAGCAGCGCCTGGCAG GCAATGAGACGGACTCGTGCGCGTGCCCAAACACAACCACCTGCAAAGTCTTCCAGAAGGGCTACATCCTGCTCTATCCCTTCAACACCGAGTACTGCCtcatctgctgctctgtgctgtacGTCATGTGGAAGAACGTGGGGAGACGCATCAGCCACCACCACATGGCTCATGTCAAGCCCAAATTCAAGCTGCAAGGAGTGGTCTTTGGgccactgctgggtgctgctgccgTGATCATTGGGATCTGTGTCTTCATGATGTACCAGATCCAGGCCACCGGCTCAGCCCCCAATTACCAGGTCTTCGTGCTGTATTATTCCTACTACATCGTGCTCCTGCCCCTGATGTGCGTGGTTGCAATTGTTGGGACGATCATCCACACCTTGGAAAAAAGGGAGCTGGACACACTGAAGAACCCAACCCGCAGCCTGGATGTGATCCTGCTGATGGGAGCAGCCCTCGGCCAAATTGCCATGTCCTACTTCTCCATTGTCGCCATTGTGGCCACCGACCCCAGGGACATGTTGAACAGCCTCATCCTGTCCTATTCTGTCCTCCTCATCTTTCAGTACATCACCCAAAACATCTTCATTATCGACGGGCTCCAGCGGCAGCCATTTGTAGCAGCAGAGGCCCCGCACACAGCGCATGCTGGGCAGCTTTCCGTGGTCCCAGAGCTGCCTGGGGAAGAGACAACCACAGCAAGCAGCAATCAGGAGCATGCACAGACCCCTCCcagcaaggaggaagaagtgaACGAAGAGCACAACCGTGAAGCCCACGACCAGAGACGAGTGAGCGTGCTGGAGCTCGGGCAGGAGTTCCGCAGAGTTTCTCTATCCTATATCCACACCTACTCCCACCTGAGTTGGAAGAGGAAAGTATTAAAGGAGATCTCGTTCTTCTTGGTTCTTTGCAACATCATA CTGTGGATCATGCCCACGTTTGGGGCTCACCCTGTGTTTGAGAATGGGCTGCAGAAGTCGTTTTATGGCTACTCCACCTGGTTTGCCATTGTGAACTTCGGGCTCCCGCTGAGCGTGTTCTACCGGATGCACTCGGTCGGGGGCCTCCTGGAGGTCTACGTCTCAGCCTGA